The Nostoc sp. NIES-3756 DNA window GATGAGGTTTTTCCTGGTACTCCTTTATACCCAAATGAACCACAAAGTCGAGCAAGAGCGCGTCAGGTACAAGCTTGGCTGCGTAGCGATCTCACAGCTTTAAAACAAGAGCGTCCTACGGAAGTTGTCTTCCTGGGGGAAAAACAGCCACCGCTTTCACCAAAGGCGCAAAGAGCAGCCGAAAAGTTGTTTTCTGCCGCCGAGTTATTACTTGCTGCTAACACCGAAAACCTCTTTGGTCAGTGGTCTATCGCTGATGTCGATTTGGCACTGACGCTCAATCGTCTAATTCTGCACGGCGATTCAGTACCAAATAATTTGGTGACATACGCCAAAAATCAATGGCAACGCCCATCTGTCCAGTTATGGATTAATCAAAAACGCTAGTGTCTGAGTGTTGAGTAAGGAGTGCTGAGAAATTCTTAATTTTGAATTTTGAATTGATATAAAGTCCCTTAATTTTTGCAAAAAGACGTTATAAAAGATTGACAACTTATAGAAAATTTGGGACTATCAAATCTACGGCATTTCGGTCGAATTTTAGTATTTTATTGGTTTTGAATATCTTACCAGACGTAAGCGCTTCATATCTGGAAGCATTTGTCAATTTTGTCATGCCAAAGTTGCATAACCGGAAACTAAAGTCGCCCCACCAATCACTCCAATAGCTTTCGTCAAAAGAAAAAATTCGGAGACAGAAACAATGATAAAGAGTCCAGAGAAACTTGCAGATACGACAATTCAGTTTTCGGCTCCGGTCACAGCTAAATCGCCGGAACTCCAGCAGCTTTTTGACTATATAGCTTTGGGAGCTTCTGAGCGCGATCGCGATCGCATCCTACCCTTTGATGTGGTGGAACTAATTCGTCGTTCTCGCCTGGGTGCGTTGAGAATACCTGTTGCTGAAGGTGGTGCTGGTAGCACTGCACGGGAACTATTTGAGGTCGTAATTCGCCTGGGTGATGCTGACCCTAATGTTGCTCATATTGTGCGCAATCATTTCTCTGTGACCGAGCGAATTTTGCGTTCTGAGCGTACCGAGAGAAACCGTCGATGGCTCAAGGCGGTTGTCGATGGGGCGATTATTGGACTCGCTTCCACTGAATTGGAAGTCAAGCGGGCTGGCGGCGGGCAAGTCGTAAATACGAAATTAACACCCGATGGTGATGGCTATCGTCTGAATGGAACGAAGTATTACAGCACTGGCAGCCTTTATGCAGACTTGATTTTTGTGCGTGTACTAGTACCCGATGGCACTACAGCGTTTATACTCATTCCTACTAACCGTGAGGGTCTTGAACTCGTGGACGACTGGGACGGCTTCGGACAAAGACTCACAGGTACGGGAACGACAACATTCACGAATGTCCGTGTAGAGGCAGATGAGGTATTTTTTGAGACAGACACAGACAAAGACAACCTACCCTACAACATCGTCCCGCAATTATTTTTAACAGCAATTAATGCTGGTATTATTCGCAGCGTTCTACGCGATGCTACAGCCCTCATCCGTAACAGACCCCGGACTTTCTACCATGCTGTATCCGAGCAAGCAGCAGATGACCCAATCTTGCAGCAGACTGTTGGGCAGATTGCCGCCAATGCCTTTGCGGCCGAAGCGATTGTCCTAGCCGCAGCTGATGGACTTGACCGCCTCCCTGCTGCCCAAGCTCAGGGAGAGGAAACTGAGACAGCTGTAGCTTTGGCAACTTCTTTGAGTGCATCCAAGGCGAAGTTGATTGTTGATGATTTGGCTCTACGTTCAGCTACCTTGTTGTTTGAAGTTGGTGGAGCTTCCACAACTAAGAAAAGCTCCAACTTTGACCGTCATTGGCGCAATGCCCGTACTTTATCCTCACACAACCCAAATCATTTTAAAGCTCGTGCGATCGGGGACTACGAGATCAACGGTACACCATTGCCGCAACGAGGATTCTTCTAATTTTGTTCAGATTCTCGACTTCTCAAATATCCAAAGCATCTTATGAGAAGTCGGGAATTACAGCCAAGCAAAACTGTAGAGAGAATTATGAGTGTAATTGACACCACTTCTTTGACAACCAGTCAAGAGGCGATCGCTAGTCCTACAGACTATCCCGACAGTCCTCTATCCCAGGCTCTTCGGCAGCCTGTGCTTTTAGGATTATTCTTACCAATTCATCATGGTGGTTGGAGTTCATCAACCTTACCGCGTACTACCGACTGGTCTTTTGATTACAATGCCAAGTTGACACAAAAAGCTGAGGAGTTAGGTTTTGACTTAGTTTTCGGCTACTCTACATGGCAGCCAAAGGGCGGACAGGGGCCGACTCGCACAGAAGCTGGTTTAGATGCCTTTATTGCCACTGCTTCCCTTGCTAGCATTACCTCACGTATTTTGTTAATTTCCACAATTCATGTCCTTTACGGGCCTTGGCATCCCATCCATCTAGCCAAATTTGGGGCGACACTTGACCACATTTCTCAAGGTCGCTGGGGAATAAATGTTGTCACCGGACATAGGGCTTATGAGCATGAACTGTTCGGCTGGAGTCAAATAGAACACGATCACCGTTATGAACTTGCCGACGAATTTATCACTGTTTTGAAACGGTTGTGGTCGGAAACTGAGAATTTCTCTTACAAGAGTCAGAGTTCTTGGCAGTTCAAGGATGCCTACATCAGCCCCCGTCCGCTTTATGGTCGTCCTATCCTAGTTAACGCCACTGGCTCGGATGCCGGGATTAAGTTTGCTGGCCGCCATTCTGATATCGTCTTCATCACCAGTCCCGCAGGCGGAGATATAGAAAACGCCTTATCTTCCCTACCCGCTCATACTGCCCGTGTAAAAGAATCAGCGATCGCGAATGGTAGAAAAATTCGCACCCTCTTAAATCCGCTTATCGTCGTGCGTGAAACGGAAAAAGAGGCTGAAGAATATGCTCAAGCAATCATCGACCATGCAGATTATGAGTCAATTTCTGGGCGTTCTCGCATCAGCAGCGATGCCCACGCCTGGAGAGGACATCAGAAGGGAAATCTGCGTCATGGTGTTGGCAGTGCGATCGGCGGTAATGTGCAGCTAATCGGTTCCCCTGAACAAATCGCCGAACAACTCCTGCAACTAAATCAAGCTGGTGTCGATGGCTTTCAACTTGCTTTCTACGATTTTGAGCCAGATTTAGATTTCTTTGGCAAGCGTGTTCTACCACTCCTCAAACAAGCTGGACTTCGGCTTTGAATCCACTACCAACTTGAGGATTTTTTAGCAGTTTCGCATTTCAAATTTGAGAACTACATAAATGCAAGGACAAGAATTATTAGAAAGTTTATTGCTAGCAACTGGCGAAACTTTTTACATGGTAAGTATTTCTGCTTTGGTGGCAATACTTTTAGGCTTACCTTTGGGTTTATTCCTAGTAATGACAGGCCCTAGTAACTTGTTAGATTTTCCCCAACTGCATAAAGTGCTGGGTGCGATCGTTAATACTGGGCGATCGTTTCCTTTTATTATTTTGCTCGTCGTTTTAACACCACTCACCCGCCTAATTGTTGGTACTTCCATCGGTAGCACGGCGGCATTAGTTCCCCTCACTCTCGCTGC harbors:
- the yfcF gene encoding glutathione transferase — encoded protein: MSSTSLLLYVDAQYVSPYALSAFVALHEKGLPFDIQTLDLAAKAQHEPDFAAKSLTRRVPTLIHNGFSLSESSAIAEYIDEVFPGTPLYPNEPQSRARARQVQAWLRSDLTALKQERPTEVVFLGEKQPPLSPKAQRAAEKLFSAAELLLAANTENLFGQWSIADVDLALTLNRLILHGDSVPNNLVTYAKNQWQRPSVQLWINQKR
- a CDS encoding acyl-CoA dehydrogenase family protein — translated: MIKSPEKLADTTIQFSAPVTAKSPELQQLFDYIALGASERDRDRILPFDVVELIRRSRLGALRIPVAEGGAGSTARELFEVVIRLGDADPNVAHIVRNHFSVTERILRSERTERNRRWLKAVVDGAIIGLASTELEVKRAGGGQVVNTKLTPDGDGYRLNGTKYYSTGSLYADLIFVRVLVPDGTTAFILIPTNREGLELVDDWDGFGQRLTGTGTTTFTNVRVEADEVFFETDTDKDNLPYNIVPQLFLTAINAGIIRSVLRDATALIRNRPRTFYHAVSEQAADDPILQQTVGQIAANAFAAEAIVLAAADGLDRLPAAQAQGEETETAVALATSLSASKAKLIVDDLALRSATLLFEVGGASTTKKSSNFDRHWRNARTLSSHNPNHFKARAIGDYEINGTPLPQRGFF
- a CDS encoding LLM class flavin-dependent oxidoreductase, with the translated sequence MRSRELQPSKTVERIMSVIDTTSLTTSQEAIASPTDYPDSPLSQALRQPVLLGLFLPIHHGGWSSSTLPRTTDWSFDYNAKLTQKAEELGFDLVFGYSTWQPKGGQGPTRTEAGLDAFIATASLASITSRILLISTIHVLYGPWHPIHLAKFGATLDHISQGRWGINVVTGHRAYEHELFGWSQIEHDHRYELADEFITVLKRLWSETENFSYKSQSSWQFKDAYISPRPLYGRPILVNATGSDAGIKFAGRHSDIVFITSPAGGDIENALSSLPAHTARVKESAIANGRKIRTLLNPLIVVRETEKEAEEYAQAIIDHADYESISGRSRISSDAHAWRGHQKGNLRHGVGSAIGGNVQLIGSPEQIAEQLLQLNQAGVDGFQLAFYDFEPDLDFFGKRVLPLLKQAGLRL